One window from the genome of Streptomyces sp. NBC_01476 encodes:
- a CDS encoding nucleotidyltransferase domain-containing protein — MTPTETPLGPWEPAPLAEVAALFAPLRVPWWIGGGYAIELAVGHTFRAHDDIDVVLLRRDQLAVQDVLRDWEWWAADPPGRLRPWHAGEILPFGVHDVWCRPGWDEPWRIQVMFDEAEGEEWVSRRSAALRRPIAQVGAVSPGGIPYLAPELQLFYKAAHPRPKDEHDFATVLPFLTPAQRRWLADALTRTYGPHPWTAPLRA; from the coding sequence GTGACGCCTACCGAGACCCCTCTGGGCCCCTGGGAGCCCGCGCCCCTGGCCGAGGTGGCCGCCCTCTTCGCGCCGCTCCGGGTGCCGTGGTGGATCGGTGGCGGCTACGCCATCGAGCTGGCCGTCGGTCACACCTTCCGCGCGCACGACGACATCGACGTGGTGCTGCTGCGGCGGGACCAGCTCGCCGTCCAGGACGTGCTGCGGGACTGGGAGTGGTGGGCGGCCGACCCGCCGGGCAGGCTGCGGCCGTGGCACGCCGGGGAGATCCTGCCGTTCGGCGTCCACGACGTGTGGTGCCGGCCCGGGTGGGACGAACCCTGGCGGATCCAGGTGATGTTCGACGAGGCCGAGGGCGAGGAGTGGGTCTCCCGGCGCAGTGCGGCGCTCCGCCGCCCGATCGCGCAGGTCGGCGCGGTCTCGCCGGGCGGCATCCCTTACCTGGCACCGGAGTTGCAGCTCTTCTACAAGGCGGCCCACCCGCGCCCCAAGGACGAGCACGACTTCGCGACGGTGCTTCCGTTCCTCACCCCCGCGCAGCGCCGGTGGCTGGCCGACGCGCTGACGCGGACGTACGGCCCCCACCCCTGGACCGCGCCGCTCCGGGCGTGA
- a CDS encoding helix-turn-helix domain-containing protein, producing MLKRKPEAGDLATSADTFGELLKDLRDTAGMSQAKLAAQIPCDRSQIARIEAGTRVPQKNLVETCDELLETGGLLIRLWRRINWYPVVEHPDWFKRRAAMDAEAVAVREYGTQVIPGLLQTEEYIRTLFSLAASDEDGNLNERVKARLSRQHRYLNDPEGPLLVVVLDESCIRRVVGGPAVMRDQCERLLTAGKQPNIRIQVVPFTESALTPATRPMSLITLPDGEDWVYSESLDRGHFTDDPKVLARHSRTYDVLRADALSASNSAALISEAMEGYGHHEHPRPERRKMGQKQLQRQQRRKLRRGGPRLHGHRPRS from the coding sequence GTGCTGAAACGCAAACCGGAAGCAGGAGATCTGGCCACTTCCGCCGACACGTTCGGCGAACTCTTAAAGGACCTGCGCGACACCGCGGGCATGTCGCAGGCCAAGCTGGCGGCTCAGATTCCGTGCGACCGCTCGCAGATCGCTCGCATCGAAGCGGGCACGCGGGTCCCGCAGAAGAACCTGGTCGAGACGTGCGACGAACTGCTGGAGACCGGTGGGTTGTTGATCCGGCTCTGGCGCCGGATCAACTGGTACCCGGTGGTGGAGCACCCCGACTGGTTCAAACGACGCGCGGCGATGGATGCGGAGGCGGTCGCCGTACGGGAGTACGGGACACAGGTGATCCCCGGGTTGTTGCAGACCGAGGAGTACATCAGGACTCTGTTCTCCCTCGCCGCTTCCGACGAGGACGGGAACCTCAACGAGCGGGTGAAGGCACGGCTGAGCCGACAGCATCGCTACCTGAACGATCCCGAGGGGCCACTGCTAGTGGTCGTGCTGGACGAGAGTTGCATCCGCAGGGTGGTTGGCGGTCCGGCTGTCATGCGGGATCAGTGTGAGCGCCTGCTGACTGCGGGAAAGCAACCCAACATCCGCATCCAGGTTGTCCCGTTCACGGAGTCGGCTCTCACGCCGGCAACAAGGCCGATGTCGCTGATCACCCTGCCTGATGGGGAGGACTGGGTGTACTCGGAATCGCTGGATCGCGGTCACTTCACCGACGATCCGAAAGTCCTCGCCCGACACTCGCGGACCTATGATGTGCTCAGGGCGGACGCTCTGTCAGCCAGCAACTCCGCAGCCCTGATCAGTGAGGCAATGGAAGGGTACGGCCACCATGAACACCCACGACCTGAGCGCCGCAAAATGGGTCAAAAGCAGCTACAGCGACAGCAACGGCGGAAACTGCGTAGAGGTGGCCCCCGGCTTCACGGACATCGTCCCCGTTCGTGA
- a CDS encoding GlxA family transcriptional regulator: protein MGRGNHHVAVLVLEGAKPLDVGIPAQVFAARPSMPYEVRVCGAAPGLVTGGDGLSYHVADGLEALAHADTVFIPGYREPATTEPPPAVVAALTAAHERGTRLAAISTGAFALAATGLLDGKRATTHWHYTKSLAKRHPLVRVDENVLFVDEGDVLTSAGAASGIDLCLHLVRRDHGVGLSNHVARRLVAAPYRSGGQAQYVPRSVPEPLGDLFAGTREWALAHLAEPLTLEALARNARVSARTFSRRFAEDTGYTPMQWVLRARVDLARELLERTDLGVEQIAVRVGLGTGANLRLHFHRILGTSPTEYRHTFSA from the coding sequence ATGGGTCGCGGGAACCACCATGTCGCCGTCCTCGTACTCGAAGGCGCGAAGCCGCTCGACGTCGGCATCCCGGCGCAGGTGTTCGCCGCCCGGCCGAGCATGCCGTACGAGGTACGGGTGTGCGGCGCCGCGCCCGGGCTGGTGACCGGCGGCGACGGCCTGTCGTACCACGTGGCCGACGGTCTGGAGGCCCTGGCGCACGCCGACACCGTCTTCATCCCCGGCTACCGGGAGCCGGCGACCACCGAGCCACCACCCGCGGTCGTGGCCGCGCTGACGGCCGCGCACGAGCGGGGGACCCGCCTGGCGGCCATCTCGACGGGGGCGTTCGCATTGGCGGCGACCGGCCTGCTCGACGGCAAGCGCGCGACGACCCACTGGCACTACACGAAGTCCCTGGCGAAACGGCATCCGCTGGTGCGGGTGGACGAGAACGTGCTCTTCGTGGACGAGGGTGACGTGCTCACCTCGGCCGGGGCGGCGTCCGGCATCGACCTGTGCCTGCACCTGGTACGGCGTGACCACGGTGTCGGGCTCTCCAACCACGTGGCCCGGCGGCTGGTGGCGGCGCCGTACCGCAGCGGCGGGCAGGCGCAGTACGTCCCAAGGAGCGTGCCGGAACCGCTCGGCGACCTCTTCGCGGGCACCCGGGAGTGGGCGCTGGCGCACCTGGCAGAACCGCTGACTCTCGAAGCGCTCGCCCGCAACGCGCGGGTGTCGGCGCGTACGTTCTCGCGGCGGTTCGCGGAGGACACCGGCTACACGCCGATGCAGTGGGTACTCCGGGCCCGGGTGGACCTGGCGCGCGAACTGCTGGAGCGCACGGACCTCGGCGTGGAGCAGATCGCCGTCCGGGTCGGCCTCGGCACGGGCGCGAACCTGCGGCTCCACTTCCACCGCATCCTCGGCACCTCCCCCACGGAATACCGCCACACCTTCAGCGCCTGA
- a CDS encoding nuclear transport factor 2 family protein, whose product MSNPVTLPVPIAAALEAANAGNIEDFLHAFADDGAVDDWGRVFRGHDAIRRWSDGEFIGKQVVLEVTGVRTEGPTTTVSAQVGGNGFNGPSDFAFTVAGDRVTLMRITG is encoded by the coding sequence ATGAGCAACCCCGTCACGCTCCCCGTACCGATCGCCGCCGCCCTGGAGGCGGCGAACGCCGGCAACATCGAGGACTTCCTGCACGCCTTCGCCGACGACGGCGCGGTGGACGACTGGGGCCGCGTCTTCCGCGGGCACGACGCCATCCGGCGGTGGAGCGACGGGGAGTTCATCGGGAAGCAGGTCGTGCTGGAGGTGACCGGCGTACGGACCGAGGGCCCCACGACGACGGTGAGCGCGCAGGTGGGCGGGAACGGCTTCAACGGGCCGTCGGACTTCGCGTTCACGGTGGCGGGGGACCGGGTGACGCTGATGCGGATCACCGGCTGA
- a CDS encoding ribonuclease BN, translating into MADLRGAWARSAVGRMWKQGAEIELMHRSMGFAALGFVTLMPLLVVLAAATPWQHGTGFAQWIVDGMGLGPKPATAVRSLFAAPRKVLSTTGAWSLASLAFFGLSFAASVETGYRKIWDFPPSPWHSEWRRAVWLAALTGYLFCEAQSATVLGSGLPSSAVRIGLTFVFGVLFFAWGQRFLLTGDIDFRTSLPGAVFTMVGLGGLRLFSSRIFSPLIISQAVTYGPVGTVLMVVTWLIGVGFVVFGAALLGRQVIEVRALRHGIELPGPRKEGLAEGTEPSVRGGG; encoded by the coding sequence ATGGCGGATCTGCGGGGTGCCTGGGCGCGGTCCGCGGTCGGGCGGATGTGGAAGCAGGGCGCCGAGATCGAGCTGATGCACCGCTCGATGGGCTTCGCCGCGCTCGGCTTCGTCACGCTCATGCCGCTGCTGGTGGTGCTCGCGGCGGCGACGCCGTGGCAGCACGGCACCGGGTTCGCGCAGTGGATCGTGGACGGGATGGGGCTCGGCCCGAAGCCCGCCACGGCCGTACGCAGCCTCTTCGCCGCGCCGCGCAAGGTGCTGAGCACCACCGGCGCGTGGAGCCTGGCGTCGCTGGCGTTCTTCGGGCTCTCCTTCGCGGCGAGCGTGGAGACCGGCTACCGCAAGATCTGGGACTTCCCGCCGAGCCCCTGGCACAGCGAGTGGCGGCGCGCGGTGTGGTTGGCGGCGCTGACCGGCTATCTCTTCTGTGAGGCGCAGAGCGCGACGGTGCTGGGCAGCGGGCTGCCGAGCAGTGCCGTCCGGATCGGCCTCACCTTCGTCTTCGGCGTCCTCTTCTTCGCCTGGGGGCAGCGGTTCCTGCTCACCGGGGACATCGACTTCCGCACGTCGCTGCCGGGCGCGGTCTTCACCATGGTCGGGCTGGGCGGCCTGAGGCTCTTCTCGTCGCGCATCTTCTCGCCGCTGATCATCTCCCAGGCGGTCACCTACGGGCCGGTGGGCACCGTCCTGATGGTGGTGACCTGGCTGATCGGGGTGGGGTTCGTGGTCTTCGGGGCGGCGCTGCTCGGCCGGCAGGTGATCGAGGTGCGGGCGCTGCGGCACGGGATCGAGCTGCCGGGCCCGCGCAAGGAGGGCCTGGCGGAGGGGACGGAGCCGAGCGTGCGGGGCGGCGGGTAG
- a CDS encoding MDR family MFS transporter, whose product MTTTQQAPADARVPQRRLNLIGVVLVLGIFTTLLDTTIVNIAIDHLHTTFDASVARTQWVATAYLLLYVAVIPVSGWASERFGARNVWAFSVAVFLFGSVLCGLATSLPMLIAFRALQGIGGGMVIPLSFSILTRAAGPERIGKAMVAIALPAQLAPVLGSVLGGLILQYWSWHWMFLINVPVCVAALALVRFLPTIPGRPGDRLDVLGFVLLTPGVIALAYGISEATGSNGFAAVSAWLPLLIGAVLIAAFIRHALASRGKPLIDVRLFARRSFGLSSVITFMAGFSTYALTLLLPLFYQQLRGESVLATGLLLIPQGVGTTIFFLLARPVAARLDGRVVVAGGVALTMVGTLPFAFADLHGGEVLLLAGQLLQGIGFGAAMFPVMTLAFGSLSHDEAPTGSAAFSVVQRVGAPFGVAVIAVILQNHLNTAHTPGQALSGFAGTFWWTFGLSVIPLALAFLIPKKRHEIRAEDPEDAEDAEVTLLDAEKLGPAAE is encoded by the coding sequence ATGACGACGACCCAACAGGCCCCTGCGGACGCCCGCGTGCCGCAGCGGCGGCTGAACCTCATCGGCGTGGTCCTGGTCCTCGGGATCTTCACGACCCTGCTGGACACCACGATCGTGAACATCGCGATCGACCACCTGCACACCACCTTCGACGCCTCGGTCGCCAGGACCCAGTGGGTGGCCACCGCCTACCTGCTGCTCTACGTGGCGGTGATCCCTGTCAGCGGATGGGCCTCGGAGCGATTCGGGGCACGCAACGTCTGGGCCTTCTCCGTCGCGGTCTTCCTCTTCGGCTCGGTCCTGTGCGGCCTGGCGACCTCGCTGCCGATGCTGATCGCCTTCCGTGCGCTGCAGGGCATCGGAGGGGGCATGGTGATCCCGCTGTCCTTCTCGATCCTCACCCGCGCCGCCGGCCCCGAGCGGATCGGCAAGGCCATGGTCGCGATCGCGCTCCCGGCTCAGCTGGCCCCGGTCCTGGGTTCGGTGCTCGGCGGACTCATCCTCCAGTACTGGTCCTGGCACTGGATGTTTCTCATCAACGTCCCGGTCTGCGTCGCGGCCCTCGCCCTCGTCCGGTTCCTTCCCACGATCCCCGGCCGGCCCGGCGACCGGCTGGACGTACTCGGCTTCGTGCTGCTGACCCCCGGCGTCATCGCATTGGCCTACGGCATCTCCGAGGCCACCGGCAGCAACGGCTTCGCCGCCGTGTCCGCTTGGCTGCCCCTGCTGATCGGTGCCGTGCTCATCGCCGCGTTCATCCGGCATGCGCTGGCCTCGCGGGGCAAGCCACTCATCGACGTGCGCCTGTTCGCGCGACGCAGCTTCGGTCTCAGCAGCGTCATCACCTTCATGGCCGGGTTCTCCACCTACGCCCTGACCCTGCTGCTGCCGCTGTTCTACCAGCAGCTACGCGGCGAAAGCGTGCTGGCCACCGGCCTTTTGCTGATACCCCAGGGTGTCGGCACGACGATCTTCTTCCTTCTCGCCCGCCCCGTCGCCGCCAGGCTCGACGGACGCGTCGTCGTCGCCGGCGGCGTCGCGCTGACCATGGTCGGCACCCTGCCCTTCGCCTTCGCGGACCTCCACGGAGGCGAGGTCCTGCTGCTGGCCGGCCAGCTCCTGCAGGGCATCGGATTCGGCGCCGCCATGTTCCCGGTCATGACCCTCGCCTTCGGCAGCCTCAGCCACGACGAGGCCCCAACTGGCAGCGCGGCCTTCAGCGTCGTCCAGCGCGTGGGAGCACCCTTCGGCGTCGCCGTCATCGCCGTGATCCTGCAGAACCACCTGAACACCGCCCACACCCCCGGCCAAGCGCTTTCCGGGTTCGCCGGCACGTTCTGGTGGACGTTCGGCCTGAGCGTCATCCCGCTCGCCCTCGCCTTCCTCATTCCCAAGAAGCGCCACGAGATACGCGCGGAGGATCCGGAAGACGCGGAGGACGCCGAAGTCACCCTGCTCGACGCGGAGAAGCTCGGCCCCGCCGCCGAATGA
- a CDS encoding quinone oxidoreductase family protein, producing MKAVIVPSFGDSRVLRVVDRAEPRPGPGQVLIRVEAAGVGYVDVMARKGDYQPLSEPGFIPGVEAAGTVAAVGEGVDEHWVGRRVFALTKTGAYAESVVADTRDVVRLPEGVSAADAVALGVNALVASLGLERARVRKGERVLVRGAGGGIGVMAAQLAALSGGDVTAITSSPERGDRLRGLGVAHVQDRTTGQDGSADTYDVIVDPVAGADLGRHIEMLRPNGRYLLLGAAGGVPTPDAFAALMTIYHHSPTLFAFSLNSFDADTVGAAAAELFGQAARGDLQAVIDEQIPLAEAHRAHERLESTPVFGKLTLHP from the coding sequence ATGAAGGCTGTCATCGTGCCGTCGTTCGGGGACTCCCGCGTGCTGCGGGTCGTCGACCGGGCCGAGCCCCGGCCCGGGCCGGGCCAGGTTCTGATCCGGGTGGAGGCCGCGGGGGTCGGCTATGTCGACGTCATGGCCCGTAAGGGTGACTACCAGCCGCTCTCCGAGCCCGGCTTCATCCCCGGCGTGGAGGCGGCAGGCACCGTCGCCGCTGTCGGTGAGGGAGTCGATGAACACTGGGTCGGTCGGCGGGTCTTCGCGCTGACGAAGACGGGTGCCTACGCGGAATCGGTCGTCGCCGACACCCGCGATGTCGTGCGCCTGCCGGAGGGCGTCAGCGCCGCGGACGCGGTCGCGCTCGGCGTGAACGCGCTGGTCGCGAGCTTGGGCCTGGAGAGGGCGAGGGTCAGAAAAGGCGAACGGGTGCTGGTCAGAGGCGCCGGCGGAGGTATCGGAGTGATGGCCGCGCAACTGGCCGCCTTGTCCGGGGGCGACGTGACGGCGATCACCTCGTCACCCGAGCGTGGCGATCGTCTCCGGGGGCTCGGCGTCGCGCATGTCCAGGACCGTACGACAGGCCAGGACGGCAGCGCGGACACCTACGACGTCATCGTCGACCCGGTCGCCGGGGCGGATCTCGGCCGCCACATCGAGATGCTGCGGCCCAACGGCCGCTACCTGCTCCTCGGGGCTGCCGGAGGTGTCCCGACGCCGGACGCCTTCGCCGCCCTCATGACCATCTACCACCACTCGCCGACCCTCTTCGCCTTCAGCCTCAACTCCTTCGACGCTGACACGGTCGGCGCGGCAGCGGCCGAACTCTTCGGCCAGGCCGCCCGAGGCGACCTCCAGGCGGTCATCGACGAACAGATCCCCCTCGCCGAAGCGCACCGCGCCCACGAGCGCCTCGAATCAACCCCCGTCTTCGGCAAACTCACCCTGCACCCGTAA
- a CDS encoding TetR family transcriptional regulator codes for MSTAPAKPAAQPPASLRERKKQRTQDALVDAALRLFQERGFAETTLDEVCAEVEVSKRTFFRYFASKEDVVLAPSNELWLTYQREVESVTPTGNPVFGTLQEALLTALEKVATPRWAERAVAARRLAETSPSITAHSLSFCDRVSNETWRTVCTRLDLTDPEDLRPRLAQDLLVAAFHSAMERWAKQPGPKTLPGLRSRLRDTLTAAAQATTYTGAPALDDGQG; via the coding sequence ATGTCCACAGCCCCCGCGAAGCCGGCCGCCCAACCTCCTGCCTCGCTGCGGGAACGGAAAAAGCAGCGGACCCAGGACGCTCTCGTCGACGCCGCCCTGCGGCTCTTCCAGGAGCGCGGCTTCGCCGAGACGACGCTGGACGAGGTCTGCGCCGAGGTCGAGGTTTCCAAGCGGACGTTCTTCCGCTACTTCGCAAGCAAGGAGGACGTCGTCCTTGCCCCGAGCAACGAGCTGTGGCTGACGTACCAGCGCGAGGTCGAATCCGTCACACCCACCGGCAACCCCGTCTTCGGGACCCTGCAGGAGGCTCTGCTCACCGCGCTCGAAAAGGTGGCAACGCCACGCTGGGCGGAACGAGCTGTCGCCGCCCGGCGACTCGCCGAGACCTCGCCCTCGATCACCGCACACAGCCTCAGCTTCTGCGACCGCGTCAGCAACGAAACCTGGCGGACTGTCTGCACGCGGCTCGACCTGACCGATCCGGAAGACCTGCGCCCACGGCTGGCCCAGGATCTCCTCGTCGCCGCGTTTCACTCCGCCATGGAGCGGTGGGCGAAGCAGCCCGGACCGAAAACCCTCCCCGGCCTGCGCTCCCGGCTGCGGGACACGCTCACCGCGGCAGCACAGGCCACCACCTACACCGGTGCCCCCGCGCTCGACGACGGCCAGGGGTGA
- the gap gene encoding type I glyceraldehyde-3-phosphate dehydrogenase — translation MTRIAINGFGRIGRNTLRALLQRDSDLEVVAVNDLTAPETLAHLLKFDSSVGRLGRSVEVDGTDLVVDGHRIKVLAEREPAHLPWAELGVDIVLESTGRFTSAEAARAHLKAGAKRVLVSAPSAGADVTLAYGVNTDAYDPAEHVIVSNASCTTNALAPLASVLDDLAGIEHGFMTTVHAYTQEQNLQDGPHRDLRRARAAGVNIVPTTTGAAKAIGLVLPNLDGKLSGDSIRVPVPVGSLVELNTTVSREVTLDEVLAAYRTAADGPLKGILDYADEPLVSSDITGQPASSIFDAALTRVHGKHVKVVAWYDNEWGFSNRVIDTLELLARA, via the coding sequence ATGACCCGCATCGCCATCAACGGATTCGGCCGCATCGGACGCAACACCCTCCGCGCCCTGCTGCAGCGCGACAGCGACCTCGAAGTGGTCGCCGTCAACGACCTCACCGCCCCCGAGACCCTCGCGCACCTGCTGAAGTTCGACAGCTCGGTCGGCCGCCTCGGCCGCTCCGTCGAGGTCGACGGCACCGACCTCGTGGTCGACGGCCACCGCATCAAGGTGCTCGCCGAACGCGAGCCCGCCCACCTCCCGTGGGCCGAACTCGGCGTCGACATCGTGCTCGAATCCACCGGCCGCTTCACCTCCGCGGAAGCCGCCCGCGCCCACCTCAAGGCCGGTGCCAAGCGCGTACTGGTGAGCGCCCCCTCCGCGGGCGCCGACGTCACGCTCGCCTACGGCGTGAACACCGACGCCTACGACCCCGCCGAGCACGTGATCGTCTCCAACGCCTCCTGCACCACGAACGCGCTGGCACCGCTGGCGTCCGTACTGGACGACCTGGCCGGCATCGAGCACGGCTTCATGACCACGGTGCACGCCTACACCCAGGAGCAGAACCTCCAGGACGGCCCCCACCGCGACCTGCGCCGTGCCCGCGCCGCCGGGGTGAACATCGTGCCCACCACCACCGGCGCCGCCAAGGCCATCGGCCTGGTGCTGCCGAACCTCGACGGCAAGCTGTCGGGCGACTCGATCCGCGTACCGGTCCCGGTCGGTTCCCTGGTGGAGCTGAACACCACGGTCTCCCGCGAGGTCACCCTCGACGAGGTGCTCGCCGCCTACCGGACCGCCGCCGACGGCCCCCTCAAGGGCATCCTCGACTACGCCGACGAGCCCCTGGTCTCCAGCGACATCACCGGTCAGCCGGCGTCCTCGATCTTCGACGCCGCCCTCACCCGCGTCCACGGCAAGCACGTCAAGGTGGTGGCCTGGTACGACAACGAGTGGGGCTTCTCCAACCGCGTCATCGACACCCTCGAACTGCTCGCCCGCGCCTGA
- a CDS encoding DUF397 domain-containing protein yields MAPGFTDIVPVRDSKNPEGPALVFPADAWSAFLTGVRNGEFPSL; encoded by the coding sequence GTGGCCCCCGGCTTCACGGACATCGTCCCCGTTCGTGACTCCAAGAACCCCGAGGGCCCCGCGCTGGTCTTTCCGGCGGACGCGTGGAGCGCCTTCCTCACCGGCGTCCGGAACGGCGAATTCCCGTCCCTCTGA
- a CDS encoding SUKH-4 family immunity protein, producing MNEEAGRISAIFRAPIESLINEDDRTSAKSWVYDWEIPASSQRALVEWGLPTSFNLSLDIPRHAKTIDTPQDAADFGINAGKLYILGSWSPSGALSNEKIAGVEVGGGSVLSVDFDPLLSRSYPDWFWKEYPHHEIRNTRFLASSVEKLCELAWRWYSIWNVLDSVKLPSRPTENEVNVYFEKREMIHLAVRKEILAIDPSAIGKIEGRYPWADLIREIVE from the coding sequence GTGAATGAAGAAGCAGGCAGGATTTCGGCGATTTTCCGCGCCCCGATTGAATCTCTGATCAATGAAGATGATCGAACGTCAGCAAAATCATGGGTCTACGACTGGGAAATTCCTGCGAGCAGCCAACGAGCCCTTGTTGAATGGGGTCTTCCCACCAGCTTCAACCTCTCCCTGGACATCCCACGACATGCAAAGACGATCGATACGCCTCAGGATGCGGCGGATTTTGGAATTAATGCCGGAAAGTTGTACATTCTGGGAAGCTGGTCGCCCAGTGGGGCTTTGTCGAACGAAAAAATAGCGGGCGTGGAGGTCGGGGGAGGCAGTGTGCTGTCCGTGGACTTCGACCCCCTCCTCTCCCGGTCGTACCCGGACTGGTTCTGGAAAGAATACCCGCATCATGAGATTCGAAATACGCGGTTCCTCGCTTCATCGGTTGAGAAGCTCTGCGAACTTGCTTGGCGCTGGTATTCGATATGGAATGTGCTGGACTCGGTGAAACTCCCATCAAGACCAACCGAGAACGAGGTCAATGTGTACTTCGAAAAGAGAGAGATGATTCATCTGGCCGTCAGGAAGGAGATTCTGGCCATCGATCCGTCTGCAATTGGGAAAATTGAAGGAAGGTATCCGTGGGCCGACCTGATCAGAGAAATCGTGGAGTAG
- a CDS encoding VOC family protein, whose protein sequence is MTLLDHVVLQVDDLNAVGDWYDQVVGLAGGARTFDTPTLIGYALSGQPTQLFFSLATDPGGRQTHLALRVEDEATVRRVHEFATARGGEILHEPRLWPEYAPDYYAVFIRDPAGNNLEFKCQASTARPADAS, encoded by the coding sequence ATGACCCTGCTCGACCACGTCGTCCTGCAAGTCGACGACCTGAACGCCGTCGGCGACTGGTACGACCAGGTCGTCGGCCTGGCCGGGGGTGCGCGGACCTTCGACACGCCGACCCTGATCGGGTACGCCCTGTCCGGGCAGCCAACGCAGCTGTTCTTCTCCCTGGCGACCGACCCCGGTGGTCGCCAGACCCACCTTGCGCTCAGGGTCGAGGACGAGGCGACCGTCCGACGTGTCCACGAGTTCGCCACCGCACGCGGCGGCGAGATCCTCCACGAGCCCCGGCTGTGGCCGGAGTACGCGCCGGACTACTACGCGGTGTTCATCCGCGACCCCGCCGGAAACAACCTCGAATTCAAATGCCAGGCCTCAACGGCACGGCCTGCTGACGCTTCCTGA
- a CDS encoding TetR/AcrR family transcriptional regulator produces the protein MNEPKPVHLLSEGSAAKRRAVIEAARDLFVSHGVDRVSMDAVAAKAQVSKATVYSYFGDKQRLFRAIIADATESLDAFARKVIGAHLGDDAGIATTAHLEEALTSTAIDFGVGLVGSVEYAAVWALVAQRRWQDPTADDDVETATVENAIAERIEHFTELGLLDAEDPRRATDHFFALTVLLAFNEQPNPLAVDQERLRTTMIDGARAFVRAYGATHSVNRA, from the coding sequence ATGAATGAGCCCAAGCCGGTTCACCTTCTGAGCGAGGGATCCGCCGCGAAGCGCCGGGCCGTCATTGAGGCGGCGCGCGACCTGTTCGTCAGCCACGGCGTGGACCGGGTGAGCATGGACGCGGTCGCCGCCAAGGCCCAGGTCTCCAAGGCCACCGTCTACAGCTACTTCGGCGACAAGCAGCGGCTGTTCCGCGCGATCATCGCCGATGCGACGGAGTCGCTGGACGCCTTCGCCCGCAAGGTGATCGGCGCGCATCTCGGCGATGACGCCGGCATCGCCACCACGGCTCACCTGGAGGAGGCGCTGACGTCGACCGCCATCGACTTCGGCGTCGGGCTTGTCGGTTCCGTCGAATACGCCGCCGTCTGGGCACTGGTCGCGCAGCGACGCTGGCAAGACCCGACCGCGGACGACGACGTGGAGACCGCGACGGTCGAGAACGCCATCGCCGAACGCATCGAGCACTTCACCGAGCTCGGGCTCCTCGACGCGGAGGACCCGCGGCGCGCGACGGACCATTTCTTTGCCCTCACGGTGCTCCTGGCCTTCAACGAGCAGCCGAACCCGCTCGCCGTGGACCAGGAACGACTCCGGACCACGATGATCGACGGCGCCCGTGCCTTCGTCCGCGCCTACGGCGCCACCCACTCCGTGAACCGGGCCTGA
- a CDS encoding DUF397 domain-containing protein: MAPDLTHAHWLKSSYSDNNGGNCVEIAPGFPGLVPVRDSKDPAGPALLFPTPAWHSFLTALRTETLTACG, translated from the coding sequence ATGGCCCCCGACCTGACTCACGCCCACTGGCTCAAGTCCTCCTACAGCGATAACAACGGCGGCAACTGCGTCGAGATCGCCCCCGGCTTCCCCGGCCTCGTCCCGGTCCGCGACTCCAAGGACCCCGCCGGCCCCGCCCTCCTCTTCCCCACCCCCGCCTGGCACTCCTTCCTCACCGCCCTCCGTACCGAGACCCTCACGGCCTGCGGATAG